The nucleotide sequence TCGCGGTGACCTCGCCCTCGGCGTCATCGGTGACGGTGGTCGCGCCGAGCCGGATGGTGGCGTCGTACTCCTTCGCCGTCAGCGCCAGGTGGCCGAGCAGCTTGGTGCCCTTGCCGACGCCGACGACGAGGACGCCGGTGGCCATCGGGTCGAGCGTGCCCGCGTGGCCGACGCGGCGGGTGCCGGCCAGCCGGCGGATCCGGGCGACGACGTCGTGCGAGGTCCAGCCGCCGGGCTTGTCGACGACGACGAGCCCGTCGGGGTCAGCCACGAGCGCCGTCGTCCTCGTCGTCGTCCTCGTCCTCCGCCGGCTTGCGGTACGGGTCGGGGTCGCCGGCGTACTCGGCCTCGGCGGCCGTCTGGGCGACCCGCTCGTCGACCTCACGCGCCGTGCGCAGCAGGTCGTCGATGTTCGCGGCGTTCTCGGGGATCGCGTCGGCGACGAACTCCAGCGTCGGCGTGTACCGGACGCCGGTGCGCCGGCCCACCTCGGACCGGACCAGGCCCTTGACGCTCTCGAGCGCCGCCGCCGTGGCCGAGCGCTCCTCCTCGCCGCCGTAGACGGTGTAGAAGACGGTGGCGTCGCGCAGATCGCCGGTGATGCGGGCGTCGGTGACCGTCACGAACCCCAGCCGGGGATCCTTGACCCGTCGCTCCAGCGTCTCGGCCGCGATCTCGCGAATGCGGTCGGCCAGTTTGCGTGCCCGCGCTGGATCGGCCATGGCACTACTCCTCGTCCTCATCGTTGTGAATCCGCCGGCGGGTCGAGAGCAGCTCGATCTCCGGCCGGTGGGCGACGTGCTGCTCGACCGCGTCGAGGACGTCGATGCACTGCCGGGAGTCGCCGGCGACGACGGCGACCCCGACCTCCGCGCGGCGGTGCAGGTCCTGGTGACCCACCTCGGCGACGGCCACGTCGAAGCGGCGCCGCAGTTCGGCCACGATGGGCCGAACCACGGCGCGCTTCTGCTTCAGCGAGTGAACGTCGCCAAGGAGCAGGTCGAACGTGATCGTTCCCACGAACACGGCTCGGGTCCCGCGAACGGCATCAGCCGCGCGGCTTCTCCTTCATCTCGTAGGTCTCGATGGTGTCACCTGTCTTGATGTCGTTGAACGAGCCGAGGCTGATACCGCACTCGAAGCCCTCGCGGACCTCGGTGGCATCGTCCTTCTCGCGCCGCAGCGACACGATGGTGAGACCCTCGCCGACCACCACGCCGTCGCGGACCAGCCGCGCCGATGCGTTGCGCCGCATGATGCCGTTGGTGACCATGCAGCCGGCGATGTTGCCGATCTTGGAGGACCGGAACACCTCGCGGATCTCGGCGGTGCCGAGCTGGACCTCCTCGAACTCCGGCTTGAGCATGCCCTTGAGGGCCGCCTCGATCTCCTCGATCGCCGAGTAGATGACCGAGTAGTACCGGATCTCCACGCCCTCGCGGTCGGCCAGGTCCTCGACCGTCCGGCTCTGCGGCCGGACGTTGAAGCCGATGATGATGCCCCGGTCGATGGAAGCGAGGTTGACGTCGTTGGCCGTGATGGCGCCGACGCCACGGTGGATGATGTTGAGGTCGACCTCGTCGCCCACGTCGATCTTGAGCAGCGCGTCCTCGAGCGCCTCGACCGAGCCGGACACGTCGCCCTTGAGGATCAGGTTCAGCGTCTCGACCTTGCTCTCGGCCATGAAGCTCTCGAGCGTGACCCGCTTGCGGGCCTTGGCCAGGGCCGCGTTGCGCTCCATGGCC is from Jiangella alkaliphila and encodes:
- the rbfA gene encoding 30S ribosome-binding factor RbfA, with translation MADPARARKLADRIREIAAETLERRVKDPRLGFVTVTDARITGDLRDATVFYTVYGGEEERSATAAALESVKGLVRSEVGRRTGVRYTPTLEFVADAIPENAANIDDLLRTAREVDERVAQTAAEAEYAGDPDPYRKPAEDEDDDEDDGARG
- a CDS encoding DUF503 domain-containing protein, with amino-acid sequence MFVGTITFDLLLGDVHSLKQKRAVVRPIVAELRRRFDVAVAEVGHQDLHRRAEVGVAVVAGDSRQCIDVLDAVEQHVAHRPEIELLSTRRRIHNDEDEE